Within Halorubrum lacusprofundi ATCC 49239, the genomic segment ACGATCCCGTCCTCGAACCGTACTTCGAGGGCGTCGACCGCGAGGCGCTGTACGCCCATCAGGTCCAGTTCATCAGCGCGGTCGCCGGCGGGCCGGTCTCGTACGACGGAGCCGACATGCGGGCCGCCCACGAGGGGATGGGGGTTACCGAGGAGGCCTTCGGTCGCGTCGCGACCTATCTCGCTGAGGCGCTCAGAGAGAACGGCGTCGCCGAGGCGAACGTCGAGACGATTCTCGACGAAGTCGGCGCGCTCGAACCCGACGTGGTCGGACAGTAATCGGAACGCCGCCGATCGTCGATCGGCGACGATTCCGACCGGCACGCACACTCAAGTCCCCGCCGCGAGACATGTCGCCATGGACACTGAGCGCTTCCTGTTCGTCTCTGCGGACACCGCGCTGATCACCGACCTCGCGTGGCAGGTCCACCGCGAAGGTCACGACGTGAAGTACTACATCGAGGCCGAAAGCGACCGAGAGATCGGTGAGGGGTTCGTCCCGAAGACGGACGACTGGCGCGCGGAGGTCGAGTGGGCCGACGTCATCATTTTCGACGACATCTGGGTCGGCTCCGACATCGGGACGGGTGCGCTCGCCGAGGAACTCCGCGAGCAGGGGAAAGCCGTCGTGGGCGGGACGCCGAACACCGATCACCTCGAAGAGGATCGGGGCTACGCGATGGAGATTCTCGAAGACCACGGCGTCAACACCGTCGAACACCACATCTTCCACGACTTCGACGCCGGGATCCGACACGTCCAGGAGAACCCCGCCCCGTACGTCATCAAACCGCTCGGCGAGGTCCAAAACGTCAAGCGGCTCCTCTACGTCGGCAACGAGGACGACGGCAGCGACGTCGTCGACGTGCTGAACGCCTACAAGAAGGCGTGGGGCCACCGGATGAAGGGGTTCCAGCTTCAGCGAAAAGTCGAGGGCGTCGAAGTCGCTATCTGCGGCTTTTTCAACGGCAACGAGTTCATTGACCAAGTCAACTTCAACTTCGAGCACAAGAAATTGTTCCCGGGCAACATCGGTCCGTCGACCGGTGAGATGGGAACGTCGATGTTCTGGGCGGGCCAGAACAAGCTGTTCAAAGAGACCTTCGGCAAGCTCGAAGGCTGGCTCGCCAACGAGGGATACGTGGGCAGTATCGATCTGAACTGCATCGTGAACGAGACCGGGATCTACCCGCTAGAGTTCACGCCGCGGTTCGGGTACCCGACGATCGC encodes:
- a CDS encoding phosphoribosylglycinamide synthetase C domain-containing protein, whose protein sequence is MDTERFLFVSADTALITDLAWQVHREGHDVKYYIEAESDREIGEGFVPKTDDWRAEVEWADVIIFDDIWVGSDIGTGALAEELREQGKAVVGGTPNTDHLEEDRGYAMEILEDHGVNTVEHHIFHDFDAGIRHVQENPAPYVIKPLGEVQNVKRLLYVGNEDDGSDVVDVLNAYKKAWGHRMKGFQLQRKVEGVEVAICGFFNGNEFIDQVNFNFEHKKLFPGNIGPSTGEMGTSMFWAGQNKLFKETFGKLEGWLANEGYVGSIDLNCIVNETGIYPLEFTPRFGYPTIALQEESIESSTGAFFADLARGNEPEVDVHNGYQIAVRIVLPPFPFDDEKTYDENSRNAAVVFETESRDGIHLEDAKRVDGQWRVAGNNGMPIVVTGKGDTMQAAREQAYDRIDDIVMPNMYYRDDIGERWIDGDGDRLQAWGYLGP
- a CDS encoding group I truncated hemoglobin: MSDSQSIYATIGGQEAVEAVVSDFYDRVFDDPVLEPYFEGVDREALYAHQVQFISAVAGGPVSYDGADMRAAHEGMGVTEEAFGRVATYLAEALRENGVAEANVETILDEVGALEPDVVGQ